Proteins found in one Pseudobdellovibrionaceae bacterium genomic segment:
- a CDS encoding glutathione S-transferase — MYRIYGSTRSPFARIPRLFMIQHGIPFHFEVIDFLDSREEAARLASLTPINKVPFLEDGAQIYYDSRVIMNHLMKKHEIPALSADDENRVTAIYSLMDSLVHLFLMRRNGFDVDSPNVFIDRLKARVPAALEFTRAWSASLDPDRAEDWNYASMSLYAALFWADARGLLKLADEPAHAAFLERFAKRPGITETGF; from the coding sequence ATGTACCGAATCTACGGCTCGACCCGCTCTCCTTTCGCGCGCATCCCGCGGCTCTTCATGATCCAGCATGGGATCCCGTTTCATTTCGAAGTCATCGACTTTCTTGATTCACGCGAAGAGGCGGCACGTTTAGCGTCACTCACGCCGATCAATAAAGTCCCGTTTCTCGAGGACGGCGCGCAAATCTATTACGATTCGCGCGTGATCATGAACCACCTCATGAAAAAGCACGAAATCCCCGCGCTCTCTGCCGATGACGAGAACCGCGTGACCGCGATCTATTCGCTGATGGATTCCCTGGTGCATCTGTTTCTGATGCGTCGGAACGGTTTCGACGTCGATTCGCCCAACGTCTTCATTGACCGTCTGAAGGCGCGCGTCCCCGCGGCGCTCGAGTTCACGCGGGCGTGGAGCGCGAGCCTTGATCCCGACCGGGCGGAGGATTGGAATTACGCTTCGATGAGTCTGTACGCCGCGCTCTTCTGGGCCGATGCGCGAGGGCTTCTGAAATTGGCCGACGAGCCCGCGCACGCCGCCTTCCTGGAGCGCTTCGCGAAAAGACCGGGTATCACTGAGACCGGATTTTAG
- a CDS encoding helix-turn-helix transcriptional regulator: MLLTLSRCAEEIPHALDVRDCLRPFFVAARRSGHRHRLRPNLDHDRESETDRRDQSDHDGDHLRLGGRCAHRRRRCRCAVPGRGRKNRKGRASVSSQCGRHDQPEARSRDRDRRELAARLRAAAALGEGAGADTRSFGQRGDRRLQTSRDHHRRSFGAKRKRAGRDRTLHCRHQKSRRQSPRGREDEAQSLFLLRAWPRLGTDLRKRDGSPLPDRGRGGRERFSELQRNLYGISQTMLTSTLRSLERDGLVTREVFPVVPPKVEYELTPLGLELMKPMDRLLEWVTDHWDQVKRARDKFDKTKKS; the protein is encoded by the coding sequence ATCTTGCTCACATTATCCAGATGCGCAGAGGAGATACCCCATGCGCTGGATGTTCGTGATTGCCTTCGCCCTTTCTTTGTCGCCGCTCGCCGAAGCGGTCACCGTCACCGGTTACGACCAAACCTCGATCACGATCGAGAATCCGAAACGGATCGTCGCGATCAATCCGACCACGACGGAGATCATCTTCGCCTTGGGGGAAGGTGCGCGCATCGTCGGCGTCGATGCCGGTGCGCAGTTCCCGGCCGCGGTCGAAAAAATCGAAAAGGTCGGGCATCCGTATCGTCCCAGTGTGGAAGGCATGATCAGCCTGAAGCCCGATCTCGTGATCGCGACCGAAGAGAACTTGCCGCCCGCCTCCGTGCAGCAGCTGCGCTCGGCGAAGGTGCCGGTGCTGATACTCGAAGCTTCGGACAAAGGGGGGATCGAAGGCTACAAACGTCGCGTGACCACCATCGCCGAAGTTTTGGGGCAAAAAGAAAAAGGGCAGGCCGAGATCGCACGCTTCACTGCCGCCATCAAAAAAGTCGAAGACAAAGTCCGCGCGGGCGCGAAGACGAAGCCCAAAGTCTTTTTCTTCTACGCGCATGGCCCCGCCTCGGGACGGATTTACGGAAACGCGACGGGTCCCCATTACCTGATCGAGGCCGCGGGGGGCGCGAACGTTTTTCAGAGCTGCAACGAAACCTCTATGGCATCTCGCAGACGATGCTGACGTCCACGCTCCGGTCACTCGAACGCGACGGGCTCGTCACACGTGAGGTGTTTCCGGTCGTCCCTCCCAAGGTCGAATACGAGTTGACCCCCTTGGGTCTTGAACTCATGAAGCCCATGGACCGGCTTTTGGAATGGGTGACGGACCACTGGGATCAAGTGAAGCGGGCGCGGGACAAATTCGACAAAACGAAAAAGTCCTAA
- a CDS encoding VOC family protein, producing MQRLNIVTLGVRDLEKSKSFFHELFGWHPTEADSSKIAFYDQGGWLFALFPWEHLAHDVTVSGEGQGFRGVTLAHNVRTKEEVAPLLERAVSCGAKIVKPAQDVFWGGHSGYFQDLDGHFWEVAWNPYLKIQADGLLDLAKN from the coding sequence ATGCAACGTTTGAATATCGTCACCTTGGGCGTTCGGGATCTGGAGAAATCGAAAAGCTTCTTCCATGAGCTCTTCGGCTGGCATCCGACCGAGGCAGACTCTTCGAAGATCGCTTTTTACGATCAAGGGGGTTGGTTGTTTGCGCTGTTCCCTTGGGAGCACCTCGCGCACGACGTGACGGTGTCGGGTGAAGGGCAGGGCTTTCGCGGGGTGACGCTCGCACACAACGTGCGCACGAAGGAAGAGGTCGCGCCCTTGCTTGAACGGGCGGTGAGTTGCGGCGCCAAGATCGTGAAGCCCGCGCAGGACGTTTTCTGGGGCGGCCATAGCGGTTACTTCCAAGATCTGGATGGACATTTCTGGGAAGTGGCCTGGAATCCGTACTTGAAGATCCAGGCGGACGGTCTTCTGGATCTGGCGAAAAACTAA
- a CDS encoding DoxX family protein produces MNILLWVLQGLFGFHTLAGALWKFSNSEQTVPSLALLPNAVWLGLSVPEILAALLLVVPLFVHSMRKWIPHAALFVSFEMILFCVIHFLSGEPDHAPVMYWLVVAAIGAFIAYGRLKLRPA; encoded by the coding sequence GTGAACATTCTGCTTTGGGTTCTGCAAGGTCTTTTCGGATTTCACACCTTGGCGGGAGCGCTTTGGAAGTTCTCGAATTCAGAGCAGACGGTGCCTTCGCTCGCCCTGCTTCCCAATGCGGTTTGGTTGGGGCTCAGTGTGCCGGAAATCCTCGCCGCGCTTTTGCTGGTCGTCCCTTTGTTCGTGCATTCCATGCGCAAGTGGATTCCCCACGCCGCACTTTTCGTTTCATTCGAGATGATTTTATTCTGCGTGATCCACTTTCTTTCCGGAGAGCCGGATCACGCTCCCGTCATGTACTGGTTGGTCGTGGCCGCGATCGGGGCTTTCATCGCCTACGGCCGTTTGAAACTGCGGCCTGCGTAA
- a CDS encoding nuclear transport factor 2 family protein has product MKNDENEVLITQLWDLFSAQKWQESKDLFHEEFRADWPPSRERFVGADAFVDMNCVYPGNHQIQVMQLMSSGDRVVSAVSVTADTGQRAFATSFFQIKDRKIWKLIEFWGAPYEAPEWRKPYSQRY; this is encoded by the coding sequence ATGAAAAACGACGAGAACGAAGTTCTTATCACCCAACTTTGGGATTTGTTTTCCGCCCAGAAATGGCAGGAATCAAAGGATCTCTTTCACGAAGAATTTCGGGCCGACTGGCCCCCGTCGCGAGAACGTTTCGTCGGGGCAGACGCTTTCGTCGACATGAATTGCGTTTACCCCGGGAATCATCAGATTCAAGTCATGCAGCTGATGTCCTCGGGGGACCGCGTGGTTTCGGCGGTCTCTGTCACCGCAGATACTGGACAACGGGCTTTCGCGACTTCATTTTTCCAAATCAAAGACCGGAAAATTTGGAAGCTCATCGAATTCTGGGGCGCTCCCTACGAAGCTCCGGAATGGCGAAAGCCCTACTCACAACGCTACTAA
- a CDS encoding HAD family hydrolase, translated as MARPRYVIFDCDGVLVDSEILANRVEAEVKTELGFPTTLEEQIQKFVGLGTNHPLIQEELARLPSNYLALVDERVEAVYARELKPISGVAEVLMNLERPRCVASSSELAWIERKLAWTGLAAYFPSVLFSGHMVTRGKPAPDLFLHAAGEMGWDVSECLVVEDSAAGVRAGKAAGMKVCGFTGGKHILPGHADALLALGADFVIHDFRRLLDLV; from the coding sequence ATGGCACGTCCTCGCTACGTCATTTTCGACTGCGATGGGGTTTTGGTGGACAGTGAGATTCTCGCGAACCGGGTGGAGGCCGAGGTGAAAACCGAGCTCGGATTTCCGACCACGCTGGAAGAGCAGATTCAAAAATTCGTCGGTTTGGGGACCAATCATCCCTTGATCCAAGAAGAGCTCGCGCGCCTGCCATCGAACTACCTAGCGCTCGTCGATGAAAGAGTCGAAGCCGTTTACGCGCGCGAGCTCAAGCCGATTTCCGGTGTCGCCGAGGTCTTGATGAATCTTGAGCGGCCTCGTTGCGTTGCCTCAAGCAGCGAACTCGCCTGGATTGAGCGCAAACTCGCGTGGACGGGACTGGCCGCCTACTTTCCCTCGGTGTTATTCAGCGGACACATGGTCACGCGGGGAAAGCCCGCGCCGGACCTCTTTCTGCACGCCGCGGGTGAGATGGGCTGGGACGTTTCGGAGTGTCTGGTCGTGGAGGACAGCGCCGCCGGCGTACGCGCGGGCAAAGCGGCCGGCATGAAGGTCTGCGGCTTTACCGGAGGGAAACACATTCTTCCGGGGCACGCGGACGCGCTTTTGGCTTTGGGCGCGGATTTCGTGATTCACGACTTCCGTCGCCTTCTCGATTTGGTTTAG